The Bicyclus anynana chromosome 4, ilBicAnyn1.1, whole genome shotgun sequence genome window below encodes:
- the LOC112056967 gene encoding uncharacterized protein LOC112056967, with translation MRPCVRKAIATTAFILIHQLVQKKKRKKSKHFWIKTLYKNRFQAGNRIFEELCFDDAESNFTRMNKIEFEHLYSLINAKISKKDTNFREAITARERLLVTLRFLATGDSYTSLQYLFRISKQRISVIVHEVCDALIDVLRDYVKIPSSEEEWLTIAREFETKWNFPHAIAAMDGKHVILQSPINSGNDFDCYKLFPSMDYTICFS, from the exons ATGAGGCCGTGCGTTCGGAAGGCTATCGCCACCACTGCCTTTATACTGATTCATCAACttgtacaaaaaaagaaaagaaaaaaatctaaacatttTTGGATAAAAACGTTATACAAAAACAGATTTCAAGCTGGAAACAGAATATTTGAAGAGCTGTGCTTTGATGACGCAGAAAGCAATTTCACtagaatgaataaaattgaatttgaacatCTGTACTCTCTTATAAACGCCAAAATAAGCAAGAAGGACACAAATTTTCGAGAAGCAATAACCGCAAGGGAAAGATTGTTGGTTACGTTAAGATTTTTGGCCACGGGAGATTCTTATACCAGTTTGCAGTATCTGTTTCGTATATCAAAACAAAGAATATCAGTAATCGTTCATGAAGTTTGTGATGCGTTAATCGATGTGCTAAGGGATTATgttaag ataCCATCATCCGAAGAAGAGTGGCTTACTATAGCAAGAGAATTTGAGACAAAATGGAATTTTCCGCATGCTATTGCAGCAATGGATGGGAAACATGTTATATTACAATCGCCTATAAATAGTGGCAATGATTTCGATTGTTACAAATTGTTTCCCAGTATGGACTATACTATTTGCTTTAGTTGA
- the LOC112056968 gene encoding leukocyte receptor cluster member 8 homolog isoform X2, producing the protein MNREQCLKLIHLYGEYKLLWDAQCPNYTNRGLREDAWNNINREMNIPIMDLKKKMESLLGSYRRERSREKKSRITGSGRGDIYKSNWYAYEAFSFLGDRNHPGNTQDTLPEDNACHSEIQNDGSQSKTRNDGSENETQNSGSQSETQNQVGNENTVKETRNEYTRAKKRTKRTEPNDLTDNAISEALTLLQQCASDSAASEKHDSYDVYGQYVANELRKYDAFTLAHVKHAINKIIFEADMGAYPSYTGYYTQSYSGLNSSNNTSCLSSSPMPPQSPMPPQSQMPPTSPMPPTSPMPPTPPIPPTSPMPPPPPHPHC; encoded by the exons atgaaTAGAGAACAGTGTctcaaattaatacatttatatggAGAATATAAACTACTTTGGGATGCGCAATGTCCTAATTATACCAACAGAGGACTAAGAGAAGATGCGTGGAATAACATAAATCGTGAAATGAACATTCCAataatggatttaaaaaaaaagatggagtCTTTGCTAGGATCCTATAGGAGGGAAAGGTCACGTGAAAAGAAAAGCCGTATCACAGGATCag gtCGTGGTGAcatatataaatcaaattgGTACGCCTATGAAGCTTTCAGCTTCCTGGGCGATAGAAACCATCCAGGAAATACTCAAGATACTTTACCTGAAGAC AATGCATGTCACAGTGAAATTCAAAATGATGGAAGTCAAAGTAAAACTCGAAATGATGGCAGTGAAAATGAAACTCAAAATAGTGGCAGTCAAAGTGAAACTCAAAATCAAGTCGGTAATGAAAATACAGTTAAAGAAACCAGAAATGAATATACGAGAGCAAAGAAGAGAACTAAAAGAACTGAGCCAAATGATTTAACTGATAATGCTATATCAGAAGCCTTAACACTATTACAACAGTGTGCAAGTGATAGTGCTGCTTCGGAAAAACATGACTCCTACGATGTTTATGGGCAATATGTCGCAAATGAGTTGCGAAAATATGACGCTTTTACTTTAGCACATGTAAAGcatgctataaataaaattattttcgaagCGGACATGGGAGCATACCCATCATACACTGGTTATTATACTCAATCATACAGTGGGCTAAACAGTTCCAATAATACGTCTTGTCTTTCTTCCTCACCGATGCCTCCTCAATCACCGATGCCTCCTCAATCACAGATGCCTCCTACCTCACCGATGCCTCCTACCTCACCGATGCCTCCTACCCCACCGATCCCTCCTACCTCACCGATGCCCCCTCCGCCTCCTCATCCTCATTGTTAG
- the LOC112056968 gene encoding formin-B-like isoform X1: protein MNREQCLKLIHLYGEYKLLWDAQCPNYTNRGLREDAWNNINREMNIPIMDLKKKMESLLGSYRRERSREKKSRITGSGMFMFIIMFSYSHYIFIVSRTNLINLLFITGRGDIYKSNWYAYEAFSFLGDRNHPGNTQDTLPEDNACHSEIQNDGSQSKTRNDGSENETQNSGSQSETQNQVGNENTVKETRNEYTRAKKRTKRTEPNDLTDNAISEALTLLQQCASDSAASEKHDSYDVYGQYVANELRKYDAFTLAHVKHAINKIIFEADMGAYPSYTGYYTQSYSGLNSSNNTSCLSSSPMPPQSPMPPQSQMPPTSPMPPTSPMPPTPPIPPTSPMPPPPPHPHC from the exons atgaaTAGAGAACAGTGTctcaaattaatacatttatatggAGAATATAAACTACTTTGGGATGCGCAATGTCCTAATTATACCAACAGAGGACTAAGAGAAGATGCGTGGAATAACATAAATCGTGAAATGAACATTCCAataatggatttaaaaaaaaagatggagtCTTTGCTAGGATCCTATAGGAGGGAAAGGTCACGTGAAAAGAAAAGCCGTATCACAGGATCaggtatgtttatgtttattattatgttttcgtacagtcattacatatttatagtcAGTcgtacaaatttaattaatttattatttattacaggtCGTGGTGAcatatataaatcaaattgGTACGCCTATGAAGCTTTCAGCTTCCTGGGCGATAGAAACCATCCAGGAAATACTCAAGATACTTTACCTGAAGAC AATGCATGTCACAGTGAAATTCAAAATGATGGAAGTCAAAGTAAAACTCGAAATGATGGCAGTGAAAATGAAACTCAAAATAGTGGCAGTCAAAGTGAAACTCAAAATCAAGTCGGTAATGAAAATACAGTTAAAGAAACCAGAAATGAATATACGAGAGCAAAGAAGAGAACTAAAAGAACTGAGCCAAATGATTTAACTGATAATGCTATATCAGAAGCCTTAACACTATTACAACAGTGTGCAAGTGATAGTGCTGCTTCGGAAAAACATGACTCCTACGATGTTTATGGGCAATATGTCGCAAATGAGTTGCGAAAATATGACGCTTTTACTTTAGCACATGTAAAGcatgctataaataaaattattttcgaagCGGACATGGGAGCATACCCATCATACACTGGTTATTATACTCAATCATACAGTGGGCTAAACAGTTCCAATAATACGTCTTGTCTTTCTTCCTCACCGATGCCTCCTCAATCACCGATGCCTCCTCAATCACAGATGCCTCCTACCTCACCGATGCCTCCTACCTCACCGATGCCTCCTACCCCACCGATCCCTCCTACCTCACCGATGCCCCCTCCGCCTCCTCATCCTCATTGTTAG